Proteins found in one Subtercola endophyticus genomic segment:
- a CDS encoding DUF1697 domain-containing protein: protein MPEDVYVHVALARGINVGTSHQVTMDDLRGVFENLGYTGVRTLLRSGNVVFSAAAPIGPAEVTAIEAEFERVAGFTAGFVVLSGREFLEITNENPLLDIAVNPAQSLVAYVPPTADARSALAAEELEPPDPEWLAPEVMAVGKRAVYLWCPNGVSKSKVPAAFWKRVGPVYTARNLNTTSKLSEMVRARLLE from the coding sequence ATGCCCGAAGACGTATACGTTCACGTTGCCCTCGCTCGAGGAATCAACGTAGGCACGAGCCATCAGGTGACCATGGATGATCTGCGGGGCGTCTTCGAGAATCTCGGCTACACCGGGGTGCGCACCCTGCTGCGCAGCGGCAACGTCGTGTTCTCGGCCGCTGCGCCGATCGGGCCGGCCGAGGTCACTGCTATCGAAGCCGAGTTCGAGCGAGTTGCCGGGTTCACCGCCGGGTTCGTGGTGCTGAGCGGCCGTGAGTTCCTTGAGATCACTAACGAGAACCCTCTGCTCGACATTGCCGTCAACCCAGCGCAGAGCCTCGTGGCCTACGTGCCGCCGACTGCCGATGCCCGTTCCGCGCTGGCAGCCGAAGAACTCGAACCGCCCGACCCCGAGTGGCTGGCACCCGAGGTGATGGCGGTCGGCAAGCGCGCTGTGTACCTGTGGTGCCCCAACGGTGTCTCGAAGAGCAAGGTTCCCGCGGCGTTCTGGAAGCGTGTCGGCCCTGTCTACACCGCGCGAAACCTGAACACCACGAGCAAGTTGAGCGAGATGGTGCGGGCGCGGTTGCTGGAGTGA
- a CDS encoding DNA polymerase IV, whose translation MLHIDMDAFFASVELLEHPELVGKAVIVGHAGGRGVVTSATYEARRFGVHSAMPVARALQLCPHAVVLPGHREKYTHYSSEVMRIFRDVTPLVEPLSIDEAFLDVAGARRLLGSPSTIGAAVRQRVFDETGLTCSVGAASTKFIAKMASGRAKPDGMLVIPARATLDFLHPLPISALWGVGATTADALARLGIRTVADLAATPLPTLKNRVGEANGQKLYDLAHGRDARAVVTTRSEKSIGHEMTFEHDVADARQVRLELLRQSDQVAVRLRRAGLAGKTVALKLRFTDFSTITRSRTLSEPTDLAQTISDAARDLFDALGPMVQRVRLIGVRVENLVEAADVVHQPSLWADESAPSDGWRDAEVTVDRVAAKFGAGAVRRASLVRSASEHPVTPPFSPDS comes from the coding sequence ATGCTGCACATCGACATGGACGCGTTCTTCGCGTCGGTAGAACTGCTCGAGCATCCGGAGCTCGTCGGCAAGGCCGTCATCGTGGGCCACGCCGGTGGCCGCGGAGTCGTCACGTCAGCCACCTACGAGGCGCGCCGGTTCGGCGTGCACTCGGCCATGCCGGTCGCTCGCGCTCTGCAGCTCTGCCCGCACGCGGTCGTGCTGCCGGGTCACCGCGAGAAGTACACGCACTACTCGAGCGAAGTGATGCGTATTTTTCGCGATGTCACTCCGCTGGTCGAGCCGTTGAGCATCGACGAGGCCTTTCTCGACGTGGCCGGAGCCCGCCGACTGCTCGGCTCGCCGTCGACCATCGGCGCCGCCGTTCGGCAGCGCGTCTTCGACGAGACGGGGCTCACCTGTTCGGTGGGAGCGGCATCGACCAAGTTCATCGCCAAGATGGCCTCTGGCCGGGCCAAGCCCGACGGCATGCTCGTCATTCCGGCGCGGGCGACGCTCGACTTTCTGCATCCGTTGCCGATCTCGGCGCTCTGGGGCGTCGGGGCGACGACGGCCGACGCGCTGGCGCGGCTGGGCATCCGCACGGTAGCCGATCTCGCCGCGACGCCGCTGCCCACCCTGAAAAACCGCGTGGGTGAGGCAAACGGGCAGAAGCTCTACGATCTGGCCCACGGTCGCGACGCGCGCGCGGTGGTCACGACCCGCAGCGAGAAGAGCATCGGGCACGAGATGACGTTCGAGCACGACGTGGCGGATGCCCGGCAGGTGCGGCTCGAACTGCTGCGCCAATCCGATCAGGTCGCCGTTCGGTTGCGCCGCGCGGGACTGGCCGGCAAGACCGTGGCGCTGAAGCTGCGCTTCACCGACTTCTCGACCATCACGAGGTCACGCACTCTGTCGGAGCCGACCGATCTCGCGCAGACCATCTCTGACGCGGCGCGCGATCTGTTCGACGCGCTCGGCCCGATGGTTCAGCGCGTGCGACTCATCGGGGTTCGCGTCGAGAACCTCGTCGAGGCAGCCGATGTGGTGCATCAGCCGTCGTTGTGGGCAGACGAGTCCGCCCCGTCAGACGGCTGGCGTGATGCGGAGGTGACCGTCGACCGCGTGGCCGCCAAGTTCGGCGCAGGCGCCGTGCGGCGTGCCTCTCTCGTGCGGTCGGCCAGCGAGCATCCGGTGACGCCGCCGTTCTCACCCGACTCGTAG